Within Spinacia oleracea cultivar Varoflay chromosome 4, BTI_SOV_V1, whole genome shotgun sequence, the genomic segment CTTAAAAGTTCAAATAAGAGTTGATAAGGGTTATCCAAATATAAAGAATAGATGAAGTCAAAGCACTCTTTATGGTTGTCTGACTTAAGAAGCAATATTGTTATGTGGAGGTTAGAGCACACACAACATTGACATGTTGTTTGAGTCAAGTGATAATTGACAGGACAAAATGACTACAATGTTGATAGTGTGCAAGAGTTAAAATTTTATTAACTTGACTCGGGTCTTATATGTGACCCAAGGTCAAGTTAATTAAAAAGGATGTGGGCCAAATAAAGCGCAACTTGCATGGAGCCTGGGCAATAACTGTTACTTGTTtgcatacggagtattattttaggTTAATATTGGCTAAAATCATCTTTTACTGTATGCATGCATGCAAtgcatatttatttttttgggctCATGTGCCGCCACGCATGCAATgcatcttattttttttttagaaaattttCATGATAAGTTTTTTACAATGCCACGTGTGTACAAATTTCGGGATAAATTTTTTACAATGCCACatatgttaatttaatttcaaaattatttgtttgttaaaattaataattgtatTTGAAGGTGAATTTAAAGTGGAGTATATGTAAAAGTAAAAAAGTagtaagaaaaattaatgagcTTGAGTCAAGATTGTAGAGGATAAAAGAGGGATTTAAGTAAGTGGTATGTCAAGTTAGTGGAAGATGAGGTGGAAGAAGGAGAAAGATGAGAGAGAATTATTTTCCATTTGACCAAAGGTCAAGGATGCACATGGTCTTAGTTTCGATTCACATTTCCATGTGCCTATCAGTCGCCTTTCGAAAGCTGTAGTTTATTTGAAAAAAGCTTATGATTCAATACATTAAGATTTTTGAAGGAGGTGTTTGTTACACACGGATTATTAATTTTCCATCTCAGTTCATTCATTGGAttattttttgtgtgttttattTCTCTGGTTTTTTATAATGTGCTAGAAGATATATACtttctctgttcttttttaaatgacacaattatttaggcacgtttgtcaatgcatgATTTCAAATGTTAATAACTCCAATTAtggataaaaaatatataaaaatttgatatttaaaaaatatttattgagacgaatctgaTAAGCCCCCACAccactatattttttcttaagtataaatcacaaaataaagTCAAAGgaacttgtgtgaatagtgtcataaacccaattgtgtcatgtaaataagaacggagaaAGTATTTATTTCCAATGAGCAGGGATTTTAATTCCATCTTGTGGTTGATCTCATATTAAAAAggataacaatttttttttgtgcaaaTTGGGAATACTTCACTAATTAGAAAACAAAGAGTTTAGATAACAATTATGTTGTTCGTTGTTCATCACCTAGCCGGCTAGCTAAGCTAGCTAGTGTTATTTGGTGTCTAATCAGTAACAAGTGTTGTTGAATCACTGTCCAATTGTCCTATAAAGATATCTCCTTATGTACTCTAATATAATTTGTCCCTTGATTAACACATTAGCTCAACATTTTTTTCCAAACGGAAAAAAACTACCCACTTTAAATCTGTGACTAAAACAGGTTCTAAGCAAAAAGATTATTCAGTTGTTAGTTTGGTCGTAATTAGGGATGATGGGCAACTTTGTTTCGGTATATGAAGACTAATAACCATAAGTAAATGGGGAAATGAGAACATATTTGCTGATATGATGGGTGAAACTTTCGCAGTAAATCATGTTTTTTTCTCTAAAATAGATGGAAAAAAATGGTCCCATAATTCTTTTGGCATAGGGTTAATAATACATAAGTCTCCCTTATTAGAAgcactaattttaattaagatcccattttgacttattttgtctgattttatattatttgaattcatcttaatttaattatctaaacttaacttAATTGGACTTGGACTTATtgtatctggaaaaaaaaaaaaccctattaGTATGTAAAAAtatatgaatttttttattttttctgaatttatcttCACTTAACTTATACTTTGTATGGACTTATTTTACTTTAAGTAAGTCAAATAGAACATAACctatttttatttgattaaaattaaaaagatcGGTAGATCACATGCATCATGGTTCTTTTGATCTATGGACCACAAACCCACAAGGGTAAACCCCATAACTCAAAAGGCTGCTTAGATTGTACTTTCAAGTAAGTTTATTTGTTTCTTTCGATTTTCTTGTTAcactttccaaaaattaaaaggatcaGCTTTTGATCTTCTTCCACACATCACCAAGAATGAAAACATGATTTCGATCGAGTTTGGTGCAAAGTGGGGAAATCACTAATCATACATAACATGTACTCCCCTGTCCTTAAAAATAAATGAGGTTGATTTGGATATATACGACATAGCTAGGTTGCACGTACCGTTACTATATGTGTGGTTACGGTATTACGCCCATGTTTGATAAAAGGTACGATATGATCATTTGGATATATTGGTTGCACCTTGCACCGTTACACTATATTTATGTGGTTACCCCCATGTTTGATAAAAGGTACCATCGTAGGCTCGTAGTTGATTGCTAGCTAATTACAATATGGAGTAGGGATGACAATGAATCGGAGATATCCATCATTCGACCTATTCATCACTCGATTTATATCCTTCACCCACATCTGACCCATTCATCATCAATCGATGAATCGGGTAGGTCAGGTGTTTATTGGATGAAATTAAATGCATTAATGgctttatttataatattaacTAGTGGGTGACTCTGACGATTCTCCGATTGGTACAttaaatagtaaaaatattaacaaataaaatattaatcaaAGACGTTGATACTACATTTTTAAGGTAGTTATAGGGAGAAACCAAAGGGAGAAtctgaaaggaaaaaaaaaactcattttTTAAAGTCACGTGTCACGCACGCACGGGTCAACGCTGGAGAAATTGAGTTGACCACCGGAAAATGAGTGCTGGTCCcaattcacaacaaaaaattgATTTGAGGTCCTAtgtcacaactttttttttaaaaggtcatttgtcacaatttttgtgttttaaaaggtcatttttgacaaattttcctaacatttatttataaattaatgtgaagagataaaccacaattgATGGTTGGTTAATTTTGTAATGGTGATGGTGCTCTCTACACTCAAGCCATAGACCCATGGTTGCCTAATTGGTGACATTGAGTCCAATTGCTGTCATAATTATAACATTTATTTACGAGAACTATACAACGTtagaataacgattaatttaattttaaatcttATTATTAGATTCTtaccatttttgttgtttttcacAGGGGCGAAGCCAGACTCGGTTATTAAGGGGGGCCGAACACTAATTAAGCAAGTAGGCTTAGCCGCTTAGGGGGACCAGTTCAATATAAAACTATCTAATGGTAACTCGTTAGTCTTTTATTTAATAGGTGTGATTGGGCCTTCAGGGGGGGCCATGGCCTACCTAGGCCCTCACTATGCTTCGCCCCTGGTTtttcatacttcctccgttcttatttacatgacacaattcgATTTATGACATTATTCACACAATCTCATTTGATTTCactttgtgatttatatttGAGAAAAAATATAGccgcactacaagaaattgtactattaacgacggaaaatcccgtcgcgaaaggccaataatcgttgattaacgacgggatttcctgtcgcgaacccgtcataaaagggggccgtcgttaatagaaatcccgtcgtaaatccatcgtaaacccgtcgtaaaagacatttgcgacggttattcccgtcattgtttggttgtttgccccgtcgcaaaaggcttttgcgacgggatttttgacccgtcgtaattaggttgtcgttaaagatacaaattcttgtagtgccgTTTGGgttcttattagattcgtctcaataaatattttttaaatatcaacttttttataattttttttcttatccataattagagatattaacatTTGAAAtcttgcattggcaaacgtgcctaaataattgtgtcatttaaaaaagaatagaGGAAGTATTTTTGAAAGAATTACGTAAAAAGACTCCCATAATCCAGAAATTCACTCATCATAATGAAAAAAAAGGCTAAAATAGTTCCTCCTTTTAAAAAAGGGGTTTTCTATGTTGTAGCCCTGTGTTTGTTTGATTTCTACGTTGTATccgtttatttaattttttttcacatTTACCCATATACTTGTACTATATAGTCGACCTTATGACCTTATCCTTGTTGTTAATCTAACGTTTATAATTCCGTTACTTTTTAAACAAACTAAGGTTTTTCCATATTATAATCAACCTTATATTTGTTGTTAACCAACGTTAATATagaaattttttgattttttttcaaaaatacataaGAAATTATTAACATTGGATTGGCGACAAGGATACAAACGATTAAGTTTTACAAGTACGAGGGTACAATGTGTAAAACTTAAAATATTTAGGTACACCGTAAAAATCAATGAATTATAGAATTATAGGGGTACaatgtagaaaaaaaaaaaacaaaaaaaaacctaaagTAGCCCCTAAAAAAAAGGCCAAATTAGATCCAACGTTCCAGAAAACCAGGACTACGACTTAATTGTCTTTTGACTTTCTGTCAAATTACAAAAGACCAATTTAATCTAAGTTGAATGTAGTGATCGAAAACATCATCAAATCTTTATGAAAGAAGACATGCATTAGTTTGAGTATGTTACTATTCCAGCCAGTGGCGGTGCCAGGAATTTTTCGTTAAgggttcaatttttttttttttaaagaaaaatactTAATTGATAtcaataataatcataaaaacataTTTCAAATATCATTGTCCTAATTGCTTACAGTCATAATATCGGTTGCCAATGTGATGTTAGTGCAAATATACAGTTATAATTTATTAGGAGAGAAACCTAAGCGTTTTTTAGATAACACttgcttttatttatttttgactaTAAATAAGAGTATGGATGCAATCTCAAAGCCTTAACTCGTCAGTCCGTCACCACAATCCATTAATTAATAGGTAAACTAGAGAgaagaaaaaatttaaaatactaATAAGTAAATTGAAGAAAAGATAAACTTGAAAATAGACAACGGAAAGTAAACTAAAGTAAAAATGAACTTAAAATACAAAAGGAAAGGAGTTATGGCAGggatagaaaaaataaacttAAAAATACAGAAAGGCTTGAGTTAAACAGAGAATTGATTCCGCGCCCATTAGGAGATATAACGCAGTTAGAACCACTGCCTCCTACCACCCATTTGAGTTAATTATGCTGCAATAATTACTAATAGTTTCTTTCTTTTATAAACGAATAACATTTTTCAAAATTCAGTAGgggttcagttgaacccactgaaCCCCTACTGGTGCCGCCACTGATTCCAGCACATGGAGAAAATCGGAGGACTAAGCATAAAACACTAACAGTGTTAATTTTTTTGATAGTCGgtaataaattatgtaaatgtgAATAAATTTGTATATGAATTTGCAATTACTTGAAATTATCTGTTTTCTCTTCATAATTTCATTACCATCCAGTGGTATTGGGTGAAAATGCAAATTTATGAACAAAAATACCAATTTTGAGATAAAGTTTCATTATTATATGATGTTATTTTTCTTGCCAAAGAACATTTGGAGTGTGTTATGTCAACCCGATTTtcacttatctgaacttatataaACCGATCTAAAATTAACTTTTCCGAAATAAGATGCACAAAACGATGCCTTATAATATTCGAGCTGAGTACATTATTTATCTTAAACAATTACTTCATACGGAGTACGTAGTAAGGCTCAATTCTTTTGGGATGAaatttcttgaaattaaattaactgaaattaaattaaattatctgaaataaattaactaaactgaaattaaattaaattaactgAAATTAAGTTAATTGGACTGAACTACAATAATAATAgtgacaataataataataataataataagagtaataataactaataataataataaattattaatacattaataacaaaaataaataaataaaaataatagtaataattattatttttaataatagttattaataacaataaaaataataatttaataatataataaaaatagtatattattattgttattatcataataattataattaattaataataatgatagTAAAAGTActaataataaaataacaataataataattacaatagtaaaaataaataatttatattgAACTGAAATTATATTAAATGAACACTTCTGAACTGAAACTAAATTAacataattgaaattaaaaatcatgaaaacaataCTTTCTAAGCTCAAAAGTACCGAGTCTAAATAGCAACACTGAACTAATAAGAGCTCGTCCTACATCACTATCAATttttaaattagttttatttatttatttttgttttatgatTACGAAGTCATATGAATTTTGGTTGAATTATAACTTGAAACTAGTCATATCTACAATAATCATATTAATATAGAAATAtggaaactttttttttttttacggattttgtatattttttttaatacggagtaatcttctgaaatttataaaaaatagaaaaaagaacGATAACACACGAGAAGCTTTCTGATtttagatatatttttttttctaatgaACCTATTTTTTTTGTCTTGGAAAAAATAGGAGAAATGTTTGGAAGCTTGTGAGTTGTGAAAGGGTGTGTTTAAAATTCAGAACTACTCCTACCTTATAAATTTATCCTTTTTAGTCTCCGTTTTATAGGACTTAGTTTGaataaacttatattatctaaacttatctgaacttaactgaatttattttatctggaaaaaaaattattttgtctgaaaatgTCTgggaaaaacttatttttgttgaacttatattatctgaacttaactgaacttatctgaacttaactgaacttatctaaactttttttatctgaaataagtcaaaataagtcgaacaaaacAGAGCATTCTCTATAGTTGGCTTATTTTGTATGATTTTACATTATCATAATATTTTATGTGAATTGATTTTATCTTAATAAACTTAGTTGgatatgattttttttgaaaaaaaaacttatttaatTTCTCCAAAATCACTCTAAAAGCATTTTGTTTAacatatttaaacttatttaaaTGTATCTTAACATCAATATTTTAGCTGTAATGAGTCAAAATAAGTTGAGCATCACAAATCATTCATGATTCATCTAGCAATGTTGTTAAagtaactatttttttttgtttttagaaaatTGATTCACATAACTTTTACTTTATCCTATTACACCCTATtttttcaccttatttccacacTTCCAGGAAAATTAGTTTAGATAAATACATTTAAACTCATATAAGATAAGTTTCATAAATATAAGGACTTATTAAGTGACAATAGAAGGTTCACTGGGCGTCATGAGGCATGTTTCAAAGTTCGAGTTCATCTCTTTTTACTACTGCTTACGGGGAGGCAAATTAATTGGCAGATTTTACGGCTAGTCACACTCATAATTATCATTCCACtaggttaggtcccgtgcaacacacggttattactaaaatattttattatttcaatataaataaaacatttgtgatattaggaaaacgtcaaagtaaaaagaatatatgCAAGAGTATGAATTCATAGTGTATAAAATAAATATCCAAATAagctaaatatgcatattagtacaATACGGAGTACAAAGTTAAGGATTATATAGTTGTATACTTACCActtatgattattttaattatcATTCGTACTCACCGTGTATTGTtattagactaacattagaaatcaattcttcaatattatataaattaattaaaaagttataacaatacataaataaatcaaattgtaaaggagaaaataatattgattcatctttcctccaataatatatcatGTACTACGTAGTTACATTTATGGCTGTGAGAAATAATTCCCCTAACTTTCATTGATTGTGTATTGTCAGTATATATACAAACTACCTGTTGTACAATAGCGTGATATGGGGCTattaattaggaatttaattaatacataataTTTACAAAATAACTGCATATTCTATCACACCCCATAGTCGAAGCGGGAGATTGTAGTACATTGAGACTGTCccaaaaatcattaaaaactaCGCGTGGAAGACCTTTTGTAAAAATATCAGCAATCTGATGGCGGGACGGTACATGAAGGATATCAGTATATATACAAATTATCTGTTGTTCAATAGCGTGACATGAGGCTATTAATTAGGAATCTAATTAATACATaatatttacaaaataattGCATATTCTTTCAATGGTAAttcaattatattttattttatttcatttttatcttagtttcctaaaaaaatgcaaagtaaaattttttaaaaaaaagttaaaaaaaaatattttttttggcgggaaaaaaccgcaccaggaaatgacacgtgtcattcctggtgtctcttttagtatatagtaatagatgctTTCTTGGTTTAACTCCTATAATAATTTGTTAGATCATCAATCAGGAAAAATGATGAGTTAGGCTGGTCCTATTTTAGGAGTTAATATAGATTTTATTtccttatatatataaaaaaagataCAGAATATATAGGACTTCCCATACACATTTTTTAACTAAATTAAGTTATGATAATTTCTATATGTTCATGCTtgtataaatttaattaaattcagataTCAGTTTAAGAAATAGAagaagtgaaaatcaggtgaataaaaTGCAAAATTCATCGGTTTACCTAAATTATTGGTTTCTAGTTCtattactctctttttttaaaaaggcaCAAATAGATCAAAGAGGAATATAAATTCCATGACTTAGAATCATTTAAGTATTTATAATCAAAACTAAAACTAAGATAGATTATACTCCCCGTATCAGATTTTCTTAAGAAAATCCCTAGTCATATACCAAAAATCTTGCTATTTTGATCAATTTTCCGTGTactaaaataaagttaaatgaTGAGCAAAAAAGCAACAAGTTTAGACTTTTGATATAGAAATAGTAGTGTTTAAGTTCAAGTATGCAAAATTAAGATGAGTTTCTAAAAGGGGTTTTACCCTTGGGATCTATGATTCTAAACTCCAAGGGAAAAACCGAAGATTCGACATCGAGtcgtggttgttgttgttgttgttgttgttgttgttgttgttgttgttgttgttgttgttgttgttgattccCAAACATTATTGTTGtagcttcttcttcttcatgatgatgatgatgatatgtTTCTTCATTGCTACTGCTACTCCCACCGGCCGCCGCTCCTCCGACTACTCGGCCACCGTCATCGGCTTTTCCTTGGCAAGCTTTCTCCCTTTCAAACTCCCTATACTTGTGTAAGTATTGTGTTATTGCCTCCCCGTAGTTGTCAAACCCTAGTGTGGTTAGAGCCCAACAAATGTCGTCTCCATTTACCGTCTTTCGGTTCTCCTTGTGACACTTATCGGACGCCTCCCCGGTCACGAAGCTTATGAACTCCGTCACAcactcttgcattgtttctttACCCCCTTTGGAGATCTTTGCCGATGGTGGGAGTATTTGCTTCATGATTCTACCAACGTTGGCTATTGGTAGTAGTCTATCTGTCTCATCTACCATCTTGATAGATCAATTAACTATCTTAATTAGCTAGATCTCTAATCGATCTAGCTACTAATAATATAATCGATGTTTTCAAGACTGGTTTAAAAAATTAAACCATCTCTTTTATAGTTGTATTACTGTATCAGCTCTTACCTAATCTCTACATGAGATATATCGATATATGTATATAGATTTACGCATATAAAGAATGATATATAGTACAGAATGTTCATCCACTACGTTGTACAAGTGGATGATAAATTATTCAAGTTGGGCCCTATGTTTATTAAAACTTTTGAGCGTATAAATTCCTTGGTAAAAATAATAAGTAAAAGGCGAAAAACCTGCATAAATTCTTAGTCGCCAACAGCCCACAACACTTTGTAATTAGAAGTACATAGATGCATCTAAACTTGATAGATCTATGTAACTCAAAGCTCACCTTTGTTTGGATGGATTGTTGAATAGATGTATAAGCCAAAACCATGATTCTTTCTCTGAAGGATCAAATTTTGAATGAATGGGGAAAGAGAAATTAATCACCTCTGGGCATTATGCACTCTAAACTTAGCTTAACATTTATATATACTTAGataatttttagggttttcttTCTAAATGATCTAATCGTACgccaaaaatataaataaatacatttaaattcacttactttaattaattacacaTGAAATTAAGTACTaccattaattaaaaaaattaattggctaattaaaaaaagttgaGTTCCGACATTTGTACTGCACAAATGCTCATCTACCGTTACAAAAAAAATGGTCCCCTCACCCCCTTCAAATCATCCTTCAATTATAATAATATTAGTGTCAAGTACTCGAATGAGCGGTCGACATTTGTCCATGTTAGCATGTATAGCAAATGGTTTAAGTAaagattaaaaattaaattaaaccatACCTAAAAAGTCCCTTAATTAAGTGGGAAACCCTAGTGTCTGATTACCTTACATAAATTAACCCAATTGAATAGTGATTTTTGTCACTCTATTTGGGGGCAAAGCATTTCCTTTTTTTGAAGTTTAAGTTGTGCTAAAGTTAGTAAGTGGTCCCTTAAACTTTGTAATTAATTCCATTATTAGTACTAATTATAGTACTAATCTTTGTTTAGCCAATTGTATTTAGACGCATGGCTTCGTGTGCAACTATGCAATTCCTTTCATGGCATATATACATGGCCACATGGGGTTTTGTCAACTTTGATTAGCTTTTCTAATTAACACCAAATTACTAATCATCATAGCAACATTTGAGATATATGCTTTTGAGTACGTGGTTAAGTACTATTCGAAGATTATTAGTAGTGAACGAATTATTCGTCTGCTTTTATATCggacatttaaaaaaaaaaggtaggtACATTTGAACTTCTTTTCTCGTAACTGGAATAGTAACCAATTATTTCATTTACATTCCATATTAGTGTCAAACTGTCAATGATATCTTCTTTCATACACGCTccttatataaatataatataaataatctAATATAAATAATCCCTTAAAAAAAGTTATACTTTAAATAATCTAATctatctaatatacatatataaaggaggcatatttgctgaaagattagagcgccacctaggattactaatggtttcggccaataaaaaataagatttttaatttctttttgaattaaaaaaatcaagtgacacgtagataattaataggtgtcacgtagatattttaattgattaattactaatatatacaactccatcgaaaatcaaacactctaataattaaaaagtaaTCGATTTCCAGGTAGATAATTAATCAggcgccacgtagatattttaattaattaattaatctatatactatactaaaagagaggaaatcaatgtggtgatgacaaatgtcactcattgatatatttttttacttAAAACTTCTAATTATTTATGGTAATAAACCAATTACATTACGAAATACGTATTTACTTAATTATGgcaataaatttcttaatttaaataaacTACTAAAATAACACGTTGAAATATATTGTGTATACATCAACACATTGACTAAAAAAGCCTATACAGAAAATCCACTTCAATATCACAATATTAGAGTAGGTCCTATGCACTCAAGTATCTATAAAATTATCATTTGaccattttattaaatttttagTCAAATATACTGAACCTTTTCCGTAAAAAGTTATTTAAAAAGAAAGTTTTGGAGGAAATATTTTCACCagaaagtgacacgtgtcattcttgTTGCCTGTTTTATTATAccgtataatgtaatagatttaCAATgtgataataaaataaaaataacaaggTCGTCTAATacatctttttatttttttaaaaaaattaacgtACATCTATTAGCAtgtattaataaaaatatttaacttaaattTACGAATGACTAATTGTATGTATTGTCAATTGTTATATAAAATATGCGTCTTATATTGACTGCGGATATGTATAATGAATATTTACCTTTGCTTTAATATTCGaagtacggagtagtaaaacatgtttattgaaaaaaaatcatatcAAGATTGTGTAAAACATGCTTattggaagaaaaaaaaactgttTAATAACTTTGTATCTTTTCTTTCTCGAATTTATAATTTCTACTtatccttttatttttttttatttttctttaggggacttatccttttatttaatagttccttaatcttttaaatgaaaaataatattaagagctttttaatttcattttatattattagtttCTTTGATTTGATCGTTTGATGGGTAGtatatttgaatttattttacatTGTAATCTAATAAAAAATCCTTGCGCATAAATTCAGATAATGGAAATCAATGTGGAGCGATATGTGGAAATCAATTGattctatataaaaaaaatcccaCTATCTCCCAACATACttatttttatattaaattatacctcatccgttcttttttaaaagacacaattatttaggcacgtttgccaatgcacgatttcaaacatatatatcttcaattatacataagaaaaaattataaaaagttaatatttaaaaaaaatttgttgagacgaatctaataagatcccgcacgactatgttttttttcgtaagtataaatcacaaaaggaagtcaaatgagcttgtgtgaattgaatagtgtcaaaaatccaactgtgtcatgtaaataagaacggatgAAGTAATTATATATAAGCTTATTATAACTTATCGTATACATTTCCGTGAAAAGA encodes:
- the LOC110786886 gene encoding nuclear transcription factor Y subunit B-1-like is translated as MVDETDRLLPIANVGRIMKQILPPSAKISKGGKETMQECVTEFISFVTGEASDKCHKENRKTVNGDDICWALTTLGFDNYGEAITQYLHKYREFEREKACQGKADDGGRVVGGAAAGGSSSSNEETYHHHHHEEEEATTIICIYTALLATTSDVFKPMGMLGLYISDYIQDIIT